A region of the Candidatus Bathyarchaeota archaeon genome:
TGTGTCAGCGAAAGGAGAGGGAATGCAGGAGTGCGCAGAAATGGTGGAGAAAATGATGAGAGAAGTTGGTCTCTCCACAAGAATTATTCCAGAAGAGGAGGGGAACCCCGTTGTTTACGGCGAAATAAAATCAGAGACATCAAAAAAGACGCTTTTATTCTATAACCATTACGACGTTCAGCCACCAGAACCACTTGAAGAATGGATTTGCGCCCCGTTCAGCGGCGAAATACGCGACGGAAAAATATACGGCAGAGGAGTATCCGACGACAAAGGAAACATTGTTTCTAGGCTAAAGGTTGTTCAAGCCTTTCTAGAAACCGTGGGAAGCGTTCCAGTTAACATAAAATTCGTGATCGAAGGAGAAGAAGAGATAGGGAGTCCCCACTTACCACCCGTCATTCAAAAGCATAAAAACCTCTTTTCAGCCAATGCAGCCATCTGGGAATTTGGAGGCACCGACCGAAAAGGGCGCCCCGATGTCTACCTAGGACTAAAAGGCGTTTTATCCGTCGAGTTAAGAGCTAAAGGTGCCAGCAGAGATGTGCATTCCGCGAATGCTCCACTTGTTCCCAACCCCGCTTGGCGTCTGACATGGGCGCTGAACACGTTGAAAAACGAAAAAGACGAAATTTTGATCGATGGCTTTTACGACAATGTTGAAACTCCCTCCGCTGAGGAGATTGAGTGTCTTAAAACTATTCGCTACGAGGAAGAGGAAGAAAAGAAAGAGTTAGGGTTAAAGGAGTACCTTCACAACGTGTCTGGACTAGACGTCCCAAAAGCGTTGTTGTATCAGCCTACATGCACGATCAACGGATTCATCACTGGATATACGGATGTGGGCTCCAAAACCGTGTTACCTAACAAGGCGATGGCAAAACTAGATTTTCGTCTAGTTCCCCGCCAGATGCCAGATGAAATCTTTGACAAACTCGTGAGACATCTAAAAAATCGTGGGTTCGGGGACATTGAAGTGATTAATCACGGTTCAACGGAACCCGTAAAGACACCGATCAACGACAAGTTTGTTCAAACGGTTATAAAAACTGCTGAAAAAGTCTACAGCAAAGAAGCCTCCATATATCCGACGAGCGCTGCGTCTGGGCCGATGCACCTGTTTCGAAACAGGCTTGGCTATCCTGTTGTTTCGGTTGGGTGTAGCCACGCAGAATCACGTGCACATGCACCTAACGAAAACATCACAGTGGAAGGATTCATTAAAGGAACAAAATTCATAGCCACACTTGTACACGAGTTTAGTATGTCTTAAGTTAATGCCTTTGGTCGTGAATTACATGTCACTGAAATCACTTCTTGGCAAGATTCAAGACGAGCTGAGGAAGAGAGAAGAGATTCGAGAAGCAGTTAAAAACGACATGCGTAAAGCAACCCGCTTGTCGAAACAATCGATTCTTTTTACGCACCAAAAAAGATTTGACGATGCGAGAAGATTGCTTAAGGAAGCAAACGGGCTGTTTGCCAAACTTCGCAAAGTGTCGAAAAGCCATCCAGACTTGGTTTACTCTGGTTCAGTCAATGCAGCATTTGAGGAATACACTGAAGCGCACGTACTCCTCAGATTGATTGAGAAAAATCAGTTTGTCGGCCCTGAGGAACTCGGGGTTCCATCGATTTCTTACGTGCTTGGACTAGTGGATGTCATTGGAGAACTGAGACGTGACGCTCTTGATTCGCTTCGAAAAGGAGACTTGAAAACGGCGGAAAACTATCTTCAAATGATGGAACACATTTATGTTGAGCTTACGGCTATGGACGATGCCTACTTCCTTGTTCCAGGATTGCGAAGAAAATGCGACATTGTCAGACGTGTAATCGAAGCTACCAGAGGAGACGTTACGATTGATGCTCGAAGAACCTCGTTGGAAAGCGCTATAAAAAGGCTTACGAAAGTCGTTGAAAGAAAAAGCAAGAGTGAAAAGAGCTAAGATCAGATAACAATATCTTGGAGCTAATTGTCTCACCGAGGCTTAGACGAAGTTGCCTATCAGACTTAGCCCAAGGTTTTCCGTAGAGAAAGCACACGCTATGCAGTTACAGTTGTCCAAACTGGTGATACGTAAGGATATGCTCCCTGAAACTATCCACTACGTAGCTGGGGTGGACGTTGCGTACAAAAAGAGAATATCCATTGGCGCCGTGGCTGTTCTCGACTTCGCTTCATTATCACTCATAGAATCACAGGTGGCTCACGTCAAAACAAGATTCCCTTACATCCCCACCTTGCTCTCTTTTAGAGAAATTCCGCCAGTCTTTTCAGCTATAAGAAAACTACAGGTGCATCCAGATGTTTTTCTAGTCGACGCTCATGGAATCATGCATCCCTATCAACTCGGTTTCGCTGCCCATCTAGGTTTAGTGATAGACAAACCTACGATAGGTGTTGCAAAAAGCCCTTTATATGGTAAGGTTGAATCTGCCACTGATCAAGAGTGGGTGCCTATTATGGATAAGGAAAAAATCATTGGTGCCAAGCTTTTCACAAAGGCGGGAAAAGAACCGGTATACGTTAGTATTGGGCACAAAGTTTCATTACAAAGAGCCATAAACATAGTAACTCGTTGCATACGACTTCATAGAATCCCTGAGCCCACATGGAAAGCCCACATAATAGCGAATGAAGAGAAAAGTAAAACTTAGCAAGATATCCTTTTTAACAAAAAACTCGACAAGCATAAAATAAGAGTAAGCCGATGGTTGTAGATTGACGGAGGAGTACTTTTGGACCCTCGACTTGAGAAGATCGTGAAAAAAATAAGGGATAAATCGCTTCGGGAAAAAGTATCTTCAATCATCGAAAACCCCTTGGTCGAAATAGAGGGAAAAGTGTACACTGGTTTACCTCTAAATAGATCACCTGCCGGCTTGTCCCGTCATCACAGTTACCCAGAAGGCTTTCTTGAACACACGATGGCTTCAACTGAGATCGCCTTAACACTCTGCAAGGTCATCGAGAAAATCTATCACGGGAAGATAGACAGAGATCTGGTAATCGCAGGGATGGTTTTGCACGACATCTTCAAGCCCCTAACCTACAAAGAAGAAGAAAACGGAACCTACGGAACAACCCCCTTAGGCGAACGAATTGACCACCTGACACTTGCTGTTTCAGAACTTGTTCAAAGAGGCTTCCCCCTTAACCTGATCCACATAGTTTGTGCGCATCATGGAGGCCAGGCAGGACCCATCTGGCCTAGAACAATCGAAGCATTAGTTTGCCACCTGGCAGACATCACGGATTCCCGACTAAACGGTGAGGTGTTGAGAGCAGCAAGATATCTTTCAAGAACAGCTACTGGCGAGGAACTACACATCACCACGTCGAAGGAAGCCTTCGAAATAGTTCACTCGAAAGTGATCGAAGGTTGGGATGGGGTAAAAAAAACTGTGGAGAAGATAAGACAGGCCTAATGTGTGAATTTCACGTCAGCGGAATTATCTTCGCGTCGAGCGTTTCAGTGTTCAGCGTAGCTATGGTCGATTTTCCAGTAACGTATCCGCAGACTTCCCCTGGGTTTATGACAAGCGTTTTTTCCTTCCTGTAAGTTTTCGCCATGTGCGTATGACCATGCACAATCACGTCGTGGCTCTCTGCGTCGATGAGTGAATGAAGCAGCTCCTCGTCTTTTCCGTGCAACATCGCAATTCTTAGGCCATCGATTTTAACTTCGGCGAACGCTCTACGAAGGTCGAATCCATATTCTGCAAACTTCTTTCTCAGCAGTTCATGATCGCCGTCGTTATTGCCAAAAATCCCAATTAGATTGGCTTTTAAGGGTTTGAAGCGTGGAATTACAAAGCCTGCGATGTAGTCTCCGGCGTGCAAGACCAATTCAACCTTTTCTTCGTTTAGCCTTTTCACAGCTTTGTCTACTAGAGGCAGGTTATCATGCGTGTCCGCCATTATTCCTATAATCATATACTCTCACCATAATGTGGCTTTAACATCTTTACGCATAAAGAGTATTACTTTTAAAAATATCTATTCTAAATTCATCTGGCTTCTCTTTTCCCTAAAAGCTTCTTCCCGTACTCATAGCCTTCATCAAATGATGCCAAGTTCAACTCTTTAGTTCCCTTGGGAACGTTACTGAGAATAGCCTTTTTTCATGGCCTCTGCGGTCACCAAATTGGTTGTGGAAGCGAAGGCGCCGAGCATAACAACGTTGGCAACGATTGTTGAACGCACGCATACACGTCTTTCTTATACAGCGGAATCAAGTCAAGACCTTTACGTTTGTAAACCTTTATATTCAAGCGAAATCCTAGAAAAATACGTTGCAGAGGCTTAAACAAAGTGGCTGAGGAGGAAAATATGTATGGGGCAAAGTATAACTCAGAAGATATTGGAGGAGCATTTAGTAGAGGGAAAATTTGAACCCGGCAAAGAAATAGCCATTAAACTGGATCAGACTTTGACACAGGATGCAACTGGAACCATGGCCTATCTTCAATTTGAGGCAATGGGAATGTCAAGGGTCAAAACTGAGCTTTCTGTGAGTTATATAGATCACAATACAATCCAAGCGGGGTTTGAGAATGCAGATGACCATCGCTATCTTCAGTCAATCGCAACTAAATATGGCATATTATTGTCGAGAGCGGGAAACGGAATTTGCCATCAAGTTCACCTTGAGCGGTTTGGAAAACCAGGAAAAACATTGTTAGGATCCGACAGCCATACGCCAACTGCAGGCGGATTAGGGATGATCGGTATTGGAGCTGGGGGATTGGATGTTGCCGTTGCCATGGGAGGTGAGCCCTTCTATCTTACATGCCCAAAGGTAATCAAAATAAATTTGAAGGGAAAACTAAGGTCATGGGTTTCTGCAAAAGATGTGGTTCTAAAGGTTTTGAAGGTTTTCACTACAAAGGGTAATGTTGGTTGCGTGTTTGAATATGGCGGCGAGGGAGCAAAAACGCTTTCTGTTCCTGAGAGAGCAACCATAACAAATATGAGCGCGGAATGTGGTGTCACTACTTCCGTTTTTCCATCTGATGAAATTACAAAACAGTTTCTAAAAGCTCAGGGCAGAGAAAAGGATTGGGTTGAAGTCAAAGCTGATGAAGATGCTAAATATGACCGGGTGGTTGACGTTGACCTGAGCGAAATAGTTCCACTCGTAGCTTGTCCACATAGCCCCGGGAGCATCAAGACAGTGAAAGAGTTGGAGGGAATGAACGTAAATCAAGTATGTATTGGGAGCTGCACAAATTCTTCCTATAAAGATCTGATGACTGTTGCAAAAATACTGAAAGGAAAAAAAATCCATCCTTCTGTTAGCTTCGTTATTTCCCCCGGCTCAAAACAAGTACTTGAGAACCTTGCTAGGGAAGGAGCATTAACAGATCTATTATCTATCGGAGCGCGAATTACAGAGCCCATCTGCGGATTCTGCATTGGAAACAGCCAATCGCCTCAAACAAATGCAGTGTCAATCCGTACATCCAATAGGAATTTCCTCGGTCGTTCTGGAACAAAAAGTGCAAAGCTATATCTAACAAGTCCTGAAACAGCTGCTGCAGCAGTCATTACAGGGAAAATGACAGACCCAAGGGACCTTGGAATGGATTATCCTCAAGTAGAGAGGCCCGAGAAATTCTATATAGATGACAGCATGATTATTCCTCCTTCGGACACACCAGAGCAGGTTCACATATACCGGGGTCCAAACATTGGAGAACCACCGTCTAATACTCCAATGTCAGCTAGCATCTCTGGAATTGTTACCATCAAGGTAGGGGACAAAATCACTACAGGTCATATCATTCCAGCTGGAAGTAGGATGAAATACCGGTCTAACGTGCCTAAATACTCGGAGTTCGTATTTGAAATAGTGGATGACACCTTCTACAAAAGAGCTGTGGAATATAGAGATAAAGGAAAACACAACATCATTGTAGGAGGACTAAGCTATGGCCAAGGTTCTTCACGGGAGCATGCAGCTCTGTGTCCAATGTTTTTAGGAGTAAAAGCGGTCATCGCGAAATCTTTTGAGAGAATACATTCAGCAAATCTAATCAATTTTGGAATCATTCCTTTGACCTTCAAATCAGAATCTGACTATGACGAAATAGACTCTGGAGATGAAGTCGAGATTCCCAATATTAGGGATTTGATATCAAAAAATGAGCCGTTGATCGTAGAAAACCTTACAAAGAAAAAGGATTTTGAGGTCGACTATGAATTATCAGAAAGACAACGCAATATTCTCTTTGCTGGTGGAATGCTTTCCTATATCAAAAGTAAATAGACCGGTTGAACGGAATTGACAGGAGGCGAAGAAAATAGCTCAAAGAGGAATACGTGAATATCATGGAAAGAAAATGATGGCAAAATATTGGTCTGAATATTTCAAAGACCTTGAAAAATACGAGGGAAAAGTAACGTTGATTGATCCGAAAACAACTATGGATGACCTTGCCAAACAAAATCCTTGGTTGAAAAAAGAAAAGTTGGTGGTCAAGCCGGATCAATTATTTGGAAAAAGAGGGAAACACAGCCTCATACTTCTTAATGCTACATTTGAGCAGGCAAAGAACTGGATAAAGGA
Encoded here:
- a CDS encoding endonuclease V — protein: MQLQLSKLVIRKDMLPETIHYVAGVDVAYKKRISIGAVAVLDFASLSLIESQVAHVKTRFPYIPTLLSFREIPPVFSAIRKLQVHPDVFLVDAHGIMHPYQLGFAAHLGLVIDKPTIGVAKSPLYGKVESATDQEWVPIMDKEKIIGAKLFTKAGKEPVYVSIGHKVSLQRAINIVTRCIRLHRIPEPTWKAHIIANEEKSKT
- a CDS encoding aconitate hydratase → MGQSITQKILEEHLVEGKFEPGKEIAIKLDQTLTQDATGTMAYLQFEAMGMSRVKTELSVSYIDHNTIQAGFENADDHRYLQSIATKYGILLSRAGNGICHQVHLERFGKPGKTLLGSDSHTPTAGGLGMIGIGAGGLDVAVAMGGEPFYLTCPKVIKINLKGKLRSWVSAKDVVLKVLKVFTTKGNVGCVFEYGGEGAKTLSVPERATITNMSAECGVTTSVFPSDEITKQFLKAQGREKDWVEVKADEDAKYDRVVDVDLSEIVPLVACPHSPGSIKTVKELEGMNVNQVCIGSCTNSSYKDLMTVAKILKGKKIHPSVSFVISPGSKQVLENLAREGALTDLLSIGARITEPICGFCIGNSQSPQTNAVSIRTSNRNFLGRSGTKSAKLYLTSPETAAAAVITGKMTDPRDLGMDYPQVERPEKFYIDDSMIIPPSDTPEQVHIYRGPNIGEPPSNTPMSASISGIVTIKVGDKITTGHIIPAGSRMKYRSNVPKYSEFVFEIVDDTFYKRAVEYRDKGKHNIIVGGLSYGQGSSREHAALCPMFLGVKAVIAKSFERIHSANLINFGIIPLTFKSESDYDEIDSGDEVEIPNIRDLISKNEPLIVENLTKKKDFEVDYELSERQRNILFAGGMLSYIKSK
- a CDS encoding M20/M25/M40 family metallo-hydrolase, whose product is MYLQKIYEYIDDHSQKFIGDLVRLVKQPSVSAKGEGMQECAEMVEKMMREVGLSTRIIPEEEGNPVVYGEIKSETSKKTLLFYNHYDVQPPEPLEEWICAPFSGEIRDGKIYGRGVSDDKGNIVSRLKVVQAFLETVGSVPVNIKFVIEGEEEIGSPHLPPVIQKHKNLFSANAAIWEFGGTDRKGRPDVYLGLKGVLSVELRAKGASRDVHSANAPLVPNPAWRLTWALNTLKNEKDEILIDGFYDNVETPSAEEIECLKTIRYEEEEEKKELGLKEYLHNVSGLDVPKALLYQPTCTINGFITGYTDVGSKTVLPNKAMAKLDFRLVPRQMPDEIFDKLVRHLKNRGFGDIEVINHGSTEPVKTPINDKFVQTVIKTAEKVYSKEASIYPTSAASGPMHLFRNRLGYPVVSVGCSHAESRAHAPNENITVEGFIKGTKFIATLVHEFSMS
- a CDS encoding metallophosphoesterase, giving the protein MIIGIMADTHDNLPLVDKAVKRLNEEKVELVLHAGDYIAGFVIPRFKPLKANLIGIFGNNDGDHELLRKKFAEYGFDLRRAFAEVKIDGLRIAMLHGKDEELLHSLIDAESHDVIVHGHTHMAKTYRKEKTLVINPGEVCGYVTGKSTIATLNTETLDAKIIPLT
- a CDS encoding HDIG domain-containing protein; this encodes MDPRLEKIVKKIRDKSLREKVSSIIENPLVEIEGKVYTGLPLNRSPAGLSRHHSYPEGFLEHTMASTEIALTLCKVIEKIYHGKIDRDLVIAGMVLHDIFKPLTYKEEENGTYGTTPLGERIDHLTLAVSELVQRGFPLNLIHIVCAHHGGQAGPIWPRTIEALVCHLADITDSRLNGEVLRAARYLSRTATGEELHITTSKEAFEIVHSKVIEGWDGVKKTVEKIRQA